The DNA segment TTCCTTACTGGCGTTCAACGACGCATTTACAATGCGTTCTGCTTTATTCTTTGCGTCTTCGCTCCAGCGCATTGCCAGCGCTTCTAGCTCTTTTTTGAATTGATCAAGCATATCTTGCTGTGCCTTTGCGCCGTCTTGTAGCAATCTATTATTGATCGTTTGCAGTATCAAGATAGGATCGTCGCGACCAACGGCAATGCCGTGTTTAGTCGCGATTTCCCGGATCAGACTTTCTATTTGATCATCTCTCATTACAGAATCACCGCCGTATCCATTTGATCGTACAATTGGCGCTGAATCAGTTTTAGACGTTGCCGCATCATGATGGTGTTTGTCTCTGCGGCAATAGCTTCTTCGAATGTCATTTTATCTTGTAGCATATCGCTCAAGTCTCGACCGAATGTTTCGGCTTTGAGGTCCGGTATTTTTACAATCGCCGCCACGCGCGATTTGTTCGCAGTATAGGCTTTCATTTGCTCAAACCCTTTACCGTTGTCTTCTATTGGGCCCCAATAGGGGTTTAGCCATACCACAAACTCTGCTTCCTCCGGGTACTGCTGAACTAACTGACCAAAGCCGGCCACGGTGTCGACCAATGCTTGTCCACCCGTTACTACCGTGTGAATTACGAGTGTATGGCCCATTTCTTTCAATAGTTGCGGTACTGCGTTGGTCATCAAGTAGTTTGACAGTGGCACAAATGAGCTTGCTCCGTTATCGATAACGATATCGCTTTCACTACTTGCGATCATTTCAATCAATTTGTCGAAATGGCGAGAATTTATTTCATCGCCGTCTAATATATCGAGTTTCACGACGTTGAGCTTTTTGTACCCGTTCAACGTCGCATTCACTGGGTCGGTGTCTACGCATAACGGAGGCGTATGTCCCTTGCTAGTTTTGTATTGTGCGATCAAGGCGGCGATTAGCGACTTGCCAACACCCCCTTTCCCTTGTAATACCATGTGTATTTTTGACATTAGAGCCAATCCTCTTTATTGGGTGATGGATCGAATTTAAAGTTTTGTGGCTTCTGTTGATTGCTGGGGTTAGGTCTTTCTGGTGGTTTGGCTCCTTTCTTCGGGACTAGTTGTGTAGTGTTTTGTTTTGGTGGGGTTTGGTTGGCTTTTTTAAGTACCTGGTTTGTATATTTAAGGAACTGGTGATAACCAATCGTGACCCGCTTAGTTTCGTACATGTTTTCCCATACGGTTCGTATCGAATAGCCCGCCGATATCGCTTCGCAAACGTCATCTTTCACTGCCTGAAACATCACTAGGTTTCGGTCGCGCTTTTTCACTGCGTGTTTTTTCTTCACCCACTCCGCAAGCTGTTCCGTATAACTTTTATTCATCTAATTTCACTGGAGGTGCATCTCAGTCAACTTTGAGTCAATTTTGAGTCAAAATGTATGTAAAAAATAAGCTACATAATATGAATTATCGTTATTTTATATACGTTTAAATATATATGTTGATTATTTTTTTGTCGTTGATCGAGTGTTTGATAACATGTTGTGGAGTTACCGACCGAAAGGTCGGGGCAGGATATGTGAAGTGTACCTACCGTATAAACGGTAGCTACACTTCACTCCCCTTATTCGCGCCGAGCGCTCAACGGTATCCTGCTCTACGAGGTCAACGGCTACCGCCGTTACAACATTTGATGAAGGATTATGAATATGGCAAACGAAACCCGAAAAGGTAGTAATCCAATCCGTGTTTGGGTTACTCCAGACGAGAAGGCCGCGATTGAAGCGAATGCTAGGCAAACTGGCCATAGCACATCGGCCTACTTGAGATTTCTTGGACTTGGTTATGCGCCGAAATGCATCACCGACAACGAGAGGGTTCTGGAGTTGGCGAAGATCAATGGCGACCTGGGGCGTCTTGGTGGGTTGCTTAAGCTTTGGCTAACCAATGATGCCCGAACTGCGCAGTTCGGTGAGTCCACTATCAGGGCTGCACTTGCGCGTATCGAAGCTACGCAAGACAAAATGATTGAAGTGATGAAGGCTGTAATCATGCCGAAGGCTGACCTGTGATTTTAGCGGCTAAATTTTTTCACTTATGATCGCGAAACATGTTTCGATGAAGTCGATTAAGAAAAGCGACTTCGGCGCACTTGTCGGTTACATATCTGATGACCAGGATAAGAGCGAGCGTGTTGAGTACACCTCTGTGACTAACTGCCAGTCGGATGATTTAAGGTCGGCAATAATTGAAGTAACCACTGTCCAGGGGATGAACACCCGAGCTGAATCGGATAAGACCTATCACCTGATTCTGAGTTTTCGCGAAGGCGAACATCCCAGTAATGAAATCTTAAAAGAGATTGAAAGTAACATTTGCGAAGGGCTCGGGTATGGTGAGCATCAGCGCGTTAGTGCTGTTCATTGCGATACGGATAACCTCCACATGCATATTGCTATAAACAAAATTCATCCGACACGCTTAACTATTCATAACCCATATAACGACCATAAGGTTCTTGGTAAGTTGTGCGAGTCCCTAGAAATAAAGTACGGCCTTGGACGAGATAATCACCTATCGAACAAGGTGCCAAGTGAAAACCGTGCTGCTGATATGGAGCGGCATGCTGGTGTTGAAAGCTTGCTCAGTTGGATTAGGCGCGAATGTTTAGAGCAGCTCCATGTAGCGGCTTCTTGGGGTGAGTTTCACAAGGTCCTTCAGGAGCATGGCCTTACATTGCAGGAAAAAGGCAATGGCTTTGTCATTGCAGATCATGAAGGCTTGATGGTGAAGGCGAGTACCGTTGCGCGTGATTTATCTAAGGGAAAGCTTGAGGCTCGTCTTGGATTATTTGAGGCCTTGATAAATGGGTCTGGTACTGCTTCGCTATCTACCGGGCGGTCGAAGGCATATGAAGCTAAGCCGGTTGGCTCCAGGATTGATACAACGCTGTTGTTTGCCAGGTATAAGAATGAGCAGGCCAATCAAGGAGCGCTACGTGCTCAGCAATGGAAGTCGGCCAGAGAAGAGAGAGCTCGTAAGGTGGTTGCCGCCAAGCGAGCGGCTAAATTAAAGCGGGCTGTGATAAGGCTCTCTGCGAAATCTCGCATGGAGAAAAAGATCTTGTACGGTCTGGTTAGTAAATCTTTGTTGGCCGATTTGCAAACGGCTAACGAGCGCTACCACGTCGCGAGGCAATCAATATTTGAAACGCACAGGCCACAACAGTGGGCGGACTGGTTAAGGTGTAATGCGTCCATGGGTGATGTTGACGCGCTTGCAGCATTACGTGCCAGGGAAGTGGCCAAGGGGTTAAAGGGGAATACCGTCGGGGCGGCTGGGGGCGCGCGTTCAACGCATGGTGTGAATGCTGTACAGGATAGCATCACAAAGAAGGGCACCGTCATTTATCGTGTCGGGGCATCTGCTATTCGCGATGATGGTGACAAGCTTAAGGTATCGCGTGGTGCTTCCGTCGATGGATTGGAGGCGGCGTTACGGATGGCGATGGATAGATATGGGAGCACAATCACGGTTACTGGCAGCATTGAATTTAGAGCGCAAATCGTAAAAACGGCGGTGGATGCTGCTATTCCTTTGACTTTTGCTGATCCTCTCCTGGAGAGGCAGCGGCTGTCTTTATTAAATGAGACTACGGAGAACAGAAATGGGCACTCAACTGACCGAGGAAGAGGAGTTGGAAGCGGCGATAGCGGCATTGGATCAGGAGTCCGTAATTCCAGTGGAGGGCGATTCGATGAAGGAGGGCGACGGAATGGGATCTTCGGATTCATCAATAAGCCCAACGTTAGCGGCGTTGGGCGTCGACCGCCGCCCGAAAGTCGTAACCGTTTGCGAGACTTGTCCAGTCTCGCTATGGTTCGCTTCGCCAGTGGAATTGAAATGCTATTGTCGGGCAATGTATCTGGTGGTATGGAGCACCAAGGATCCGACACAAATAACGCATTGCGACGGCCAGTTTCTGGATCAGGATTGATCGTATTTGTGGAGGCCGATAAGTACATTGCTGAACGTGATGAAAAGCGGTTAAAGGGCGTTAATGTGCCGGTGCATAGGCGGTTCTGTGAGGGTGATGCGGGCATGCTGCCTTTTGCTGGCTTGCGGCATGTTGATGGCAGATTTCTTGCGCTTCTAAAGCGCGATGATGTTGTATGTGTCTTGCCGGTAGACGAGAAAACGGCCGCACAATTAAAGCGCTTATCTATAG comes from the Methylomonas sp. MK1 genome and includes:
- a CDS encoding TraK family protein; amino-acid sequence: MNKSYTEQLAEWVKKKHAVKKRDRNLVMFQAVKDDVCEAISAGYSIRTVWENMYETKRVTIGYHQFLKYTNQVLKKANQTPPKQNTTQLVPKKGAKPPERPNPSNQQKPQNFKFDPSPNKEDWL
- the traJ gene encoding conjugal transfer transcriptional regulator TraJ: MANETRKGSNPIRVWVTPDEKAAIEANARQTGHSTSAYLRFLGLGYAPKCITDNERVLELAKINGDLGRLGGLLKLWLTNDARTAQFGESTIRAALARIEATQDKMIEVMKAVIMPKADL
- the traI gene encoding TraI/MobA(P) family conjugative relaxase encodes the protein MIAKHVSMKSIKKSDFGALVGYISDDQDKSERVEYTSVTNCQSDDLRSAIIEVTTVQGMNTRAESDKTYHLILSFREGEHPSNEILKEIESNICEGLGYGEHQRVSAVHCDTDNLHMHIAINKIHPTRLTIHNPYNDHKVLGKLCESLEIKYGLGRDNHLSNKVPSENRAADMERHAGVESLLSWIRRECLEQLHVAASWGEFHKVLQEHGLTLQEKGNGFVIADHEGLMVKASTVARDLSKGKLEARLGLFEALINGSGTASLSTGRSKAYEAKPVGSRIDTTLLFARYKNEQANQGALRAQQWKSAREERARKVVAAKRAAKLKRAVIRLSAKSRMEKKILYGLVSKSLLADLQTANERYHVARQSIFETHRPQQWADWLRCNASMGDVDALAALRAREVAKGLKGNTVGAAGGARSTHGVNAVQDSITKKGTVIYRVGASAIRDDGDKLKVSRGASVDGLEAALRMAMDRYGSTITVTGSIEFRAQIVKTAVDAAIPLTFADPLLERQRLSLLNETTENRNGHSTDRGRGVGSGDSGIGSGVRNSSGGRFDEGGRRNGIFGFINKPNVSGVGRRPPPESRNRLRDLSSLAMVRFASGIEMLLSGNVSGGMEHQGSDTNNALRRPVSGSGLIVFVEADKYIAERDEKRLKGVNVPVHRRFCEGDAGMLPFAGLRHVDGRFLALLKRDDVVCVLPVDEKTAAQLKRLSIGDAVSVGESGSIKLTKGRRR